In Zingiber officinale cultivar Zhangliang chromosome 1A, Zo_v1.1, whole genome shotgun sequence, the DNA window agctccaagagatgctagctttctctccttcttcttcttcttctccgagtagtatccggccaccacaagagctccaatagaagggtagggttcggccaccacaagaggaagagatggagaggttggccggccacaccaaggaacaaaagagggagaggaataatagatgttgtatcttgtgaaggcaccctcaccccttcttttatattccttggcctaggcaaattaggaaatttaattacaataaattttccttaatttccttgacatgatttaattgagagaaataaaataaaatttccccaattaatttcaagtggccggccatcattggataacaaaagaggacaagttttaatcaacaattaaaacttcctaatttgtttccggaaattttaaaaaataaaatttctctttaaaatctcttcatggttgataaaaggaaatttctataattttaattttatcaacatgtgaataatttttaaagaaaaaataaaacatctctccaatctacaaataaggaaagagatctaatctctttctttaatcttttgtagattttttacaagagtgatattttaattttaattctctttaaaatatatcttccacataataataaaaattaaaattaaatttctttttaatttattttggcggccctactagcttgggttcaagctagggccgaccctaggccggccctagcttcgatcccaagctagcttggcggccccctatgggtgggtatagaaggtgggtataggtgggtatagaactctataaataagaggctacgatagggaccgagaggaggaattggttttggtctccgataaaattaagcatcccgtgttcgccccgaacacacaactttatcaacgataattcattccactagagaactatcattgaactaccgcaccaatcccaaattacattttgggctccttcttattatgagtgtgttagtctccgtgtttaagatatcgaatgtccactaattaagtgagttacgacaactcatttaattaatgtctaagtccaagagtagtaccactcaactttatcgtcatgtcggactaagtccacctgcaggtttaacatgacaatccttatgagctcctcttggggacattatcaacctagtatctctaggacacagtttccttctataatcaacaacacacactataagtgatagcatttcccaacttatcgggtttattgattcatcgaactaaatctcacccattgataaattaaagaaataaatatcaaatatatgtgcttgttattatattaggattaagagcacacacttccataataactgaggtctttgttcctttataaagtcagtataaaaggaacgacctcgaatggtcctactcaatacactctgagtgtactagtgtaattatatagtcaagataaactaatacctaattacactacgaccttctaatggtttgttcctttccattctggtcgtgagctactgtttataatttataaggtactgataacatcatcttctgtatgtgacaccacatactatgttatctacaatataaattaaatgaacaactacaaacaaatgtagataattagaccaaatgtgattctttattcataatgaatgtttacaaagcttaggctttcagtatacactccaacaatttaTTTATACTATAAGAAAGGTTATCAACCACCTAATTGGCAACAGTCGTTTCAATTATTAGCCCACGCAAGATGTTTACCAGATGTTTCTCCCTCACCTAATTAGGATTGGCAACATGGCATTAATGTCCTAGTAGTAACTGGTGGTGGTTTTTCCATTCTTTACCCACCACCACATTTTCTTTATAAAGCCTCTTCATTTAAGCCTTGTTGGCGATGGTGATTTCAGGATTCAATCAAGTTTGTGCATGAAGTCATCCTAGAAGATGAGACTAAGTTGAAGGGAATTCCTGCTGATTGCTCCAGGATCATGGTGTGGCACCTTAACATGCCAAGTGTTCTTACCCTGCCAAGGTAGAAGGTAGACAATGAAAGGATGAATCATTTATAGAAGTGTAAATgagagagaggaaaaaaaaagagaagaaaatgtTACTTCCAATTCTTATTTAATATCTTTTGGGTAAGGTTAATTATGACGCCCTCTCAAACCATTTTTTTGGCGATTACACCAAGGTATTATTTCATAAGGTTGGCGACTTTATAATTGAGGCTGGTTAGCCCATACATATCTCGTTACCAATGCAGTAAGATGAGAAATAGAAAGCAAGGAATCGATCACCAATTCTCTTGAAGAACTCTTTGGTGATTCTTGTATGAAAATATGCTCTTGCAATATTTGCTAGTCTCAAATTTGATGGTGgaatttttcaataaattatgTAGGGCATGATGCCTTTTTTTTTTGGTTGGAATAGCAAAGTAGGACTAAAAGGGCACTCCTTTCCCAATGGCCCCTCATGCAACGTTTATTGTTCAAGAATTGCCATTATGGTGTCCTCTTCTCTGTCTTGTATCATAAATATGCTGGAGGACCATCTCTCTTTCAAGAACTGTCATAATGCCAAAGATATTGATTGCTCTGCACGCCTTACCTTTAGTTTTAGCCAGAGTAGGAATGATTTACAGTTGAATACAAGGAAACTGTTTTATAGTACCCTCTGGATTCGAAAAATCTTCTTAGTGGAGTGAAATTTTACAAGGAAAGATCTGTCTGATAGATAGCATTGGCAGTCTTGTCTCAGcttgtttatgtatatttacAGGCCTTTTGTCCTCAAAATTTTACCATACATTTAAGTAACTAACCATAAGTGCGTGGGCAGTTAAGATGCTTTGACTATACTTTGGATGCCTTCTATAGAGATTCCATTCGAATGCCTTCAATTGAGGATTGGGCCCCAATCTGTGTAAACCACATCCTAACCATGTAAGGCAACAAACATTGGTCCATGTTAAACCCTGGTAATCTAAGTATTGCAAAGGAACAAGCAAAAGTGAAAACCAGTGACAGAAAACCCCATTTTCTTTCATGTAGGTTTTCTTACATATGCAATAGCTAGCAATATGCACGTCTGATAAATGTTTATTGAATATAGTAGACAAAGGTGGAATTTGAGAGTAGTGCTTACCCATTAAGCTAGTTGGCATCCTCACATATATAATAGTATTGATCTAACAGGTGTAACTAGATCTGCTTCAGCTCTGTTAACTTCATATGCAAAGTTCAAAGCTCATCTAACAGGTGTAAATGCAGAAGCCATCTGGCCATACAATAAATGAATGAAGGCTGTTATTCAGTAATATCAGTGGGTCACCTTTCTCTGTTTGCTTATGCATTTGCCCAAGTATAACCTCTTAGATATGTTAGACGACACTGCCAATGCATAAGCAAGTCATTTACACACCAGATATAACCTCTTAGATATGTTAGACGACACTGCCAATGAGTAAGCAATAAGTCTAAAAGTTATAACTGAATTGACCAAGAGAATTTGACTTGGTCGAGTGAGGAGATGGAACAATCTCAAACAAGTCTAATAGCGTCGCATATTGGTTTGAAGGGGAGACCAAGCTTGGGAACAATTCATTGAATCTCATTCAATTATCTAGATGTCGGCTGCCTACTGTGAGCGTTTCTGAATGTATCTGGTGGGCAAACAAGGGAGAGGGCTACCCACCTATAGAATTAGTCGGGCAAAACTTGGATACTATGCAAATTTCAAGTACCAATTTGAGCCATACATTAATGATAATGAGATCTTCCAAACTTATCAATATGCTTTAAACTATGTGTATAAGATTATAAGaacaataatttatttttatcaccAATATTAGAGGTTGTAATAGGTCAAGAGCTACTGGACGTTTACAGATAAAGAAAGTGTCGGTGAAACGATACTTTACAATCAATTAAGTTGCTTTGACATGTTTATACAAAGAGTTAAGTTTGCTTATTACACCAATATGATCATCAAGTGTGAAAGGATTTAACGGTGTTTTTGAAACTTGGTGAGCTTGTAACTCGAAGTGGTCAAATATTGATTGACTTAACGTGGCCAACATGGATGGATTGTGTTTGATAGCTCAAAACTAGCTCACACGGTATATGTATGTATATGCAACCAAAATTCGCATAAGAAGCTCCGGCCATTGTGGATCGCAAGAAAGAATCAATTGTTcacattgatatatatatatatatatatatatatatatatatatatataatgcaacCAAAATTGCATCCCAAACTATCATACactgataaaagaaaaaaaaatatattatcttATACACATAAGAAAAATCTAGCACAAAGATTGAATTttcttatttcaaaaaataatcaaTATATTGAAACGATGAATGATACAAAGAAGTTATTATTCTCATGtatctttattattattgtttttaacAGAATATAAGTGAATATATATCACAAAACCAAGGAGTTAAGAATTAAGACTAAGCATAAAGTTCAACATAATTATTAAATAAGATCCACGTATAAATATAAAAGTCACAAAATTGATAATAATAGTTACAGAATATTCGAATGTCAAAATGACAAATTAATATGTCATAATACTTATTTAGCAAGTTCACACAGATACAATGAAAATTAAAGAAATGCATACTTACACACAATTGTAAATTTTGTTCCCATAGTAAACTATTCTAAAGACATACATCATATATCACCATAAGAACATATCACGAAACTATCACTTGAATATTATTATCAGCAAACTCCAATAGATATTTTTACCGTTTTTTAATGCATAGCATGTCCTTGAAGAACCAGATCCTTTTTGTGATAATTAATTGAATCGTCCAAGTTGTCATTCCAATTCCAACCTTGCCTTCATAAGTTAACCGTGTAAATTACATGCAACACAAGAGACAACAAAAGAATGAGCAATGCAAATAATGCTAATTAtcaaagattaaaaaaaactatatGGCAAAGAAAAAGTTGATGACTCGTATATACGTGAAAAGAGAGACTATGATTCTTTTATTGCGAAGATTAACTAAAAAATACAATAGAAGGAatgcaaaataaaatctctttatgCATGAAAATAACGGGCGTCAAGGGTACTTACTCTTAACTCTCCTATCTACATCTATCGGCGTGGAACTTTTTATAATGCTTCATCAGCGTTGGATGAACATTGCCTCAGCAATGGAAAACATCTAGTGACATGGGAAGCCCATCCTCTGGCATCGGTTGAATCTGTGGACAGTTACATATTTCTAGTGTTTTGAGAAAGGGAGAAAGTCCTATCTCTGGCAGTGATTGGAGCTGTGGACAGTTAGACACCATTAACTTTTTTAAGAAGGGAAGGCAATGCAGCAGTTCAGTCGGCAGAGATTGTAGTTTATCGCAACGATTGAAGCTTAGTGATGTAACAGCAGTGAGGCTCCGCACCAATATCGGTTCCTCAAATATCATCTCCTCAGGACATGATTCGATTTCAAGTTCTGTGATGAATGACAGTGAGTTTCTCAGAGGAAACATTTTAAGCAGAGCAGTGTTGTCCACGCATAAATAACGCAGAGATGACAACAACCTCGCTGCTTGTTCATCTTCTACATCCAACTGAACCAGCTTAGGACATCCTACGATCTTCAATCGCTCGAGGGATTTAAGGAGTCCTAAGCACTCCATCCGTCTCAGCTCATCACATTTAGAGATGTACAAATATTGCAGTTCTACCAATTGAACCGGAGGAATAGACGTTATATGTGGGCAATGCCTTATGGTCAATCGAGTAACTAAATGAAGGTTGGACAAGCATTCAAGCAAAAGTTTTGAATATTCGCCACAGTTGTCCAATTCTAATACCTTGAGTGCGGGCGGTAGATAGCAGCCACCTTCCTCGTCATCTTTCATTTTGCTATTAAATATGAGACTGGGACACCAtgatattttcaatttttctaggGAAGGAGGGAAGGAAGGTAATCTGTTTAGTTTGGGACAATCTCTGACACGAAGTTCACGCATGCAGGGAAATAGATCTTTGCCCTCAGTCCAAGACCACTCCTCCAATGCCGGCAAATTCAATAAATTAAGCACTTTCAACTTTGGAAAACACTTGCCTGAAAATTCATGACTCAGTTGTTTCAAAGCAGGCATGTCTTCCATACGAAGTTCAATTAGATGCAAACGTTGACCAATAAATGGCAGAACATCATCCCATCCCTTGCAATTTACTAATTCAAGCTTTTCCAAATTAGATAGAACTTTTGGCATCAACCAACTAGGCGACCTACCTCCATTGTACCCTCTAATTTTCAACATTTTAAGTGATTCGTGTGGCTGCAGACCTTCAATTACTTCCTCGTCCAATATGGCATCCTTCCCACCATGCAGTTTCCAATAATTCCATTCCAACACCAATTTTTTTAGGTGGACTTTGCTCTTTAACCCAGCCCGCTGTGCTTCTTTGCTATCAACAACATTCTCAAGATTTTGAATACGAAGTGTTCCATGAAGCTGTGTCAAATCCTTTAGTCGTCCAAGCTTGAGTTCATCATCCTCTCGAACACTAAATGTTGGCAATTCTTGAAGATTAGTTAGTCTATGTACATCCAGCTTTATCATATTCCAAAACTCGTAACCTGCATCAATGTGTCTCAAATTGACCAACTTACCCAATTCTTGTGGTATAGACTCCAGTTTAGAACAACCGTTTACCTTCAGTGTTTGCAAATTATAAAGGTCGCATAATGAGTCaggcaaaattttaatttcagaaTTCCATGATATATCAAGGTAACGGAGGTGAATCAATTTACCAATATGTTCAGATAACTCCTGCAAGTCACACCAACTTACATCCAAAACGCGAATGCTTCTTAATTTTTCAAAAAGGTTATCGGGAGGTGAATTTGTTCTCAACAGCAAGGTGTGTAACTTGTCGTATCCAGAGAACTCCAACGgcaatttttcttcttcttctactcgaAGATGCCGAATAGTGGAAAGCATCTTTGTTTGTCTGTTATTTTTAATCCTACAAGTCTCTTCCGCAGAAATCATTTCAGCTAAATCATGTATAAGGTCATGTATCACAAATGCACCAAATTCGTATTCAAGGTCATGCATCACAAATGCACCAAATTCGTATTCTTGAAAGAAAGACTTGTTAACAAACTCAAGAAAATAGTCGCTTCCAACATCTTCCATCCTCTTGTGTTTTTATCTTTGATGAAGCCTTCAGCCATCCACATTCGAACTAACTCAGCTTTACCAAATCTGTAGTCTTTAGGGAACACCGAGCAAAAAGCAAAACACTGCTTCAAATTTTCATTAAGATATTGATAACTTAAATGCAGGGCTGGCATAATGTCATCTTCATCTTGTTTTACTTTCCATATGTCGCTCTCCATTACGGTGGCCCAGTGTTGCTGACATAAATTTGATTGCAGAACACCGCCAAGTGTCTTTGCAGCTAATGGTGAGCCCTTCAACTTGCGAACAATTTTTCTACCAATGTCTTCTAGCTCCGGATATTCTTCAGGGTTAAGTGTGCCAAATGAGCATTTCTTGAACAATTGCCAAAAGGTATCTTCGTCTAAACCATGAAGCAAGATTGGTTCCACCAAGCTAaccattttagaaattttcatatCTCGAGTCGTAACAATGATTTTGCTACCATAAGCTCCGACTTTGAGTAGTGCACAGAATTTCTCCCAGATTCTCTTATTATCGCTCCACACGTCATCCAGAACAAGCAGAAACTTCTTTTGTGCAATATGCTGATGGAGTATTTTTTGAAGAGATTCTAACCCCATATTATCATATTGTTTTTGTAGAGTTACTGACTCTATTATAGATTTAGCGAGTTCTTGTACCGTGAAATTGTTAGACACACAGATCCAAATCTTGAGGTGGAAATAGTCCTGAACTCTGTTGTCTTTGTGCGCATACTGAGCAAGAGTAGTCTTTCCGGCCCCTCCTATCCCGACGATGGACAAGACGGAGAAGGTATCATTGAGAAATCCTGATGCTGGTTCCACCTGATTAGCTGACCCCAACAACCACTCTACCACTTGATTTAGTTCTTTATCTCTACCAAACAATATGTCCGTCACCGGGGAAGAGCATGATTCTCTGGTCTGAAACTTCATCTGATCTGGTTGCTTCCCTCTATCATTTGGTGGTAACACATTCATGATGCTCTTCATACTGTTAGCGATTCTCTCCAGCCTTCCTTGAATCTCCACCACGCTAGCTCTCATGGCATCTTCCTCCAAGGAATGAGAAGAACCAAACAACTTTTCTTTTGCAGCAGAAAAAATGTTGGGAAGGCCACCGGAGCCACTTACTGCCTTGTCCTCTTCTTCACCTTTGATCTTCAGCCTGAGTACATGGTATTGGAACTCATCTATCAAGTCCTCAGCATCATAAGCAGCATCCTTGAGTTTCTGCATCAATGTCTTCCACTTGGTGTCGTTGCTCTGACTACTCTGTACCTTGTCAAGGATGATTTGAGTCTCCAGAAGCGACGTGCACAGAGTTTCCATGTCCGCCGCGAAACCCCGGCGTTCGGCAAACAGTTGGATGGCTTTGTCGCTGGCCTTATCGATCAAGGTCTGGATGAAGGCCTGCGCGAACCATCCCCCCACCACTGTCAGTGACACCGCCATCTGATTGCAGAAGAGAGCAGATCTTGGCTCTTCTTTCAGATCTGCAAGCCAAAAGAACAGCAAAAACAAAACAGAGAGAGTAGCAAAGTAAAATGTAACTATTGATTGATGGTAAATTATACTTTTTAAGGTTTAATATAGCAAAGTAATATGTATACGAGATTTAATTACCTCCAAATAAAATGGATCAAGAGATGATCGTCGTTGCCGTTGAGTCGGCGATGCCTCCACAAACTACAGAATAGTCTCAGTAGTGAGCAAATATTGCTAAAAGGCAGCTGGAGATCAAAGGAAAGTCGGGCGATGCTTCTGAatctaatatataattaaaaatatttttcagttcAGTGGAAACTGACTCAGCcaggattaattaaaaatatttaatatataatataattacaAATATGAATCACAACTAAACTCTCTCCccttctattttcttttttataGAAGCTTACTAATCAAACATTAATTAAgactatttaatttataattatatagataaatatatttatctggGCCATTAAATTCAGTAATCTCTCCTGCGTTCTTGTTTGCACTCAATATAAAAATAATCTTGACTTTAAATTGTAACCAATAATCTTCACTTTAAATCGCTAGGCGTAGGGAACTAAGAAGTTGGCAAGATAGTGAATTAAGATAGTGCAGAGTTTGCATAATGCCCTGTTCATCTTGTCTTAGAGACCGTGCATTCGTTCGTGTGCAACAAAGATGAGAACGTGCATGTGTCGGGAGCTATTCGAATTTAGCGAATTTTAATTTAACCCTTCAACTAAAAGCATCTTCAATACAGAGTTTGtcaaaagtttgtaaaatttaaaaacttcataaaaaaaattcttttatgagtatgtagatgagatttagaattttaattcaataacagatttgaatttttaaatttattttttcttttgaagatagaatcaataattaatttatatgattatttttttaaaaaataattaaaaaataaattatttgatgagTTAATTATAATGTTtcagtttataaataattaataataattaaaattatatttttttctttaaaaaataaatatatctgagataagtttaaaaaatatataaatgattgtaattaaattaaatttataaaataattaaatattaaataaaataataaattatattaaattaaaaattaaaaatttattaatttattaattgttaattataaataaattaaattaaagattataatcaattaaaatatcaaatgaaaactgatcctgtccgaaccagaagtcaacagacgctgggcacgtggcgttccaaggctcgctgatgtagatctccaactagcgtcgagatgctccggctatcctgcacagaagtcgagccgggaaggggattcccagcgacgaccctccgacgctcaagtcaggtaaatcacgatgaacaaggtggctccagaagtctcagagtacgtaccagAATCCCCCTGCcggtgaaacctgaggttctttatatagagcggtgtcaagtttgggcacgcgtaccgaagtgcataagtgtcttctgtcctttcctaggtatgcggctgtcagaaagcttacctgacccctaccgctacagtcagagcatgccctcgatgggacaacggaatcccgaagtgcataagtgtcctctgtcctttcctaggtacgcggctgtcagaaagtttacctgacccatatcgctacagtcaaagcatgccctcgatgggacagcagaatcccctgtcacaagattcggagcatggcacacacgtgaaacctacaggttgtcaaagaaagaaatcctctggccttttcctttgctccaaacttgtagtccgagcggacggatacctaaacatccgaccggacatccgcaatggtttacttgtgctttgtggagactaacaaacaggggtgctttatgactgcggtcggtcaaaaggtcagctcggtccatgacctttttaactgagcgtcggaaccccgatttgacagggtacCTCCCAACTCTAAGTGCGAGCCGGACGGACCCCTccaggtactcgattccatcgaccggccgacagtccaatcggaccgatcgtctacggccgtccgtccggtcggaccacactctcctctgggtgggcggctgttccggtgacttccccttggcgttgactttgcaagaaaaaagGGGGGGAGGCccattcttactaccggatcacttgccttcccttcaagtctagtcgaaggaggcgcatagtccgactgactggactgtgagtctagccgaacggctcattCATGATGGTATTCTCCGCCCGGTCAGCCGTAGAGATGTCCTTGAATGAGTCAGtgatggccttcaccggatctcctcgcgttctgcgccaatcttcgccatcaaggttgatcataccttcattaaatgctccgaacgattgactgccacgtggagcgatGCTCTCGGAATACGGAGGCGGCAgcgtgatattttgatgtgaccgaagcaattcgaaatatacggctagatgtatgctttgattcccgtgacctggatccgacggtggaggccgcccggccctcaccctataaattcttcatttcctcctcaccttcacacgcctccgtCACCTCTACTGTTGCTTTCTGCGctctggagctccggcgatctcgcTTTTGCCCTTTGACGCTATCCGGCGCCTTTCTCCGATCCCTCTTCccccagtaaggttttagatctttcctttttcctttccgatatctaattcgcacttctgctctagtttttgaaactccatttcctcgtctttgaaacttcctttttgatttcttctgtcccgatcatggccagttcttctcatcccgaagaacaatccttaggcccatggtatactaccatgcgatctcgtttcgaacaacgggattttgatattttggctgacaattttgaaatccccgaggatatcgaagttcgcctagctggtcctgccgctcggcctcacagaccaccgcgcggcggtttctgtgtctttcgcgaccaattcatcgccggtctgcggttccccgtacaTCCTTTTATAGTAGACGTCTGTAACTATTTTAgcgtgccgctcggcagtttagtaccaaatacctttcgtctgctctgcggcgttgtcgttttgtttaagattcacaacatccccctccgaccggaggtcttcttttatttctattatcctaagcaagccgagccgggcacctttatgttccaagctcggcccggtttggtcttcttcaataaactacccacttccaataaacattggaaggactattatttctatatccgcatgcccagtcagccaaactttccgacccagtggcaagtcagtctacctccccctcccgaactgaagaaattcaagacccgaccggattatcttcacgccgcaaatgtactagccggtctacggcttgacatcaacaagcttcttcacgagggagtgatgtacatttttgggctgagtcctatacggaccccacttccgaccggcttcggtaagaactttgttttggcacttgctttaattgctaactgatttctttttctcttcctgcagctgacatcgtcatggactcggtgatggccggcgttctaaagagaaaggcagcggcgctggaggccgtggcagccaaggaaatgaaggcgctgggtattcagccggtcggttctcacgaaggagaaagcggcacccaggctgaatcggccgctcaggcctcccaACAGCAGGTGGACAGC includes these proteins:
- the LOC122039081 gene encoding putative disease resistance protein At3g14460, with the protein product MHDLEYEFGAFVIHDLIHDLAEMISAEETCRIKNNRQTKMLSTIRHLRVEEEEKLPLEFSGYDKLHTLLLRTNSPPDNLFEKLRSIRVLDVSWCDLQELSEHIGKLIHLRYLDISWNSEIKILPDSLCDLYNLQTLKVNGCSKLESIPQELGKLVNLRHIDAGYEFWNMIKLDVHRLTNLQELPTFSVREDDELKLGRLKDLTQLHGTLRIQNLENVVDSKEAQRAGLKSKVHLKKLVLEWNYWKLHGGKDAILDEEVIEGLQPHESLKMLKIRGYNGGRSPSWLMPKVLSNLEKLELVNCKGWDDVLPFIGQRLHLIELRMEDMPALKQLSHEFSGKCFPKLKVLNLLNLPALEEWSWTEGKDLFPCMRELRVRDCPKLNRLPSFPPSLEKLKISWCPSLIFNSKMKDDEEGGCYLPPALKVLELDNCGEYSKLLLECLSNLHLVTRLTIRHCPHITSIPPVQLVELQYLYISKCDELRRMECLGLLKSLERLKIVGCPKLVQLDVEDEQAARLLSSLRYLCVDNTALLKMFPLRNSLSFITELEIESCPEEMIFEEPILVRSLTAVTSLSFNRCDKLQSLPTELLHCLPFLKKLMVSNCPQLQSLPEIGLSPFLKTLEICNCPQIQPMPEDGLPMSLDVFHC
- the LOC122015908 gene encoding disease resistance protein RGA2-like, with protein sequence MAVSLTVVGGWFAQAFIQTLIDKASDKAIQLFAERRGFAADMETLCTSLLETQIILDKVQSSQSNDTKWKTLMQKLKDAAYDAEDLIDEFQYHVLRLKIKGEEEDKAVSGSGGLPNIFSAAKEKLFGSSHSLEEDAMRASVVEIQGRLERIANSMKSIMNVLPPNDRGKQPDQMKFQTRESCSSPVTDILFGRDKELNQVVEWLLGSANQVEPASGFLNDTFSVLSIVGIGGAGKTTLAQYAHKDNRVQDYFHLKIWICVSNNFTVQELAKSIIESVTLQKQYDNMGLESLQKILHQHIAQKKFLLVLDDVWSDNKRIWEKFCALLKVGAYGSKIIVTTRDMKISKMVSLVEPILLHGLDEDTFWQLFKKCSFGTLNPEEYPELEDIGRKIVRKLKGSPLAAKTLGGVLQSNLCQQHWATVMESDIWKVKQDEDDIMPALHLSYQYLNENLKQCFAFCSVFPKDYRFGKAELVRMWMAEGFIKDKNTRGWKMLEATIFLSLLTSLSFKNTNLVHL